The Streptomyces cathayae DNA segment AGCAGCATCACGTCCGACTTGAGCGACCCGTCGAGGACCTGGAGCGCTTCGACCATGCCGGCCCTCAGGTCCTCCCGCCTCTGCTCCAAGTAGACCCGCACGGCCTCAGCGACAAGGTCCTTCTTCGTCAGGCCCAGAAAATGCGCGCCCTGGCTGATCAACTGATCTGTCTCCGGATCCACCTTCAGCGGGGACTGCCGGACCGTCTTCGGCGTTGCCACCATGACTCTCACCTCCAAAGCCATGGTACCCAAGTACCTCATGCGCCTTCTGTCGAGCCCTTGTCGAGCGGCACTGTAGAAACAGTGTGCATACAGCCGTCATCGCAGGTGAACCAGCATGGCGCCGTCAGCACAGGGCGCCAAGAAGGCCGGAACCACCGAGCGGGACAAGAAGGGGCCGGATCTGAGACCCGGCCCCTTACTCAGGGTTTTACCCCCTTGACCTGCACCTCGGCAGATCAAGGAATCCACCGCTACACGTTGAAGCGGAACTCCACCACGTCGCCGTCCTGCATGACGTAGTCCTTGCCCTCCATGCGGGCCTTGCCCTTGGCGCGGGCCTCGGCGACCGAGCCGGTTTCGACGAGGTCGGCGAAGGAGATGACCTCCGCCTTGATGAAGCCCTTCTGGAAGTCGGTGTGGATGACTCCGGCGGACTCGGGGGCGGTGGCGCCGCGCTTGATGGTCCAGGCGCGGGATTCCTTCGGGCCGGCCGTGAGGTACGTCTGCAGGCCGAGGGTGTTGAAGCCGACGCGGGCGAGGGTGGCGAGGCCGGGCTCCTCGGCGCCGACCGACTCCAGGAGCTCCATGGCGTCCTCCTCGTCCAGTTCGGCGAGGTCCGCCTCCAGCTTGGCGTTGAGGAAGATCGCCTCGGCGGGGGCGACCAGGGCGCGCTGCTCGTTCTTGAAGTCCTCGTCGGTCAGCTCGTCCTCGTCGACGTTGAAGACATAGAGGAAGGGCTTGGTGGTGAGCAGGTGCAGGTCGTGCAGGGGCTCGGCACGCTCGCTGCCCTGGAGGATGCCGTGCGCGAAGAGCGTGTCGCCCTTCTCCAGGATCTCCTTGGCCTCCTCGACCGCCTTGACCTTGGGCGCGATGTCCTTCTTGATCCGCGACTCCTTCTGCAGGCGCGGCAGGACCTTCTCGATGGTCTGCAGGTCGGCGAGGATCAGCTCGGTGTTGATCGTCTCGATGTCGTCCTTCGGCGAGACCTTGCCGTCGACGTGGACGACGTTCTCGTCCTTGAAGGCACGGATGACCTGGCAGATCGCGTCGGACTCGCGGATGTTCGCCAGGAACTTGTTGCCGAGTCCCTCGCCCTCGCTGGCGCCGCGCACGATGCCCGCGATGTCGACGAAGTCGACCGTCGCCGGGAGGATCCGCTGGGAGCCGAAGATCTCCGCGAGCTTCGTCAGGCGGGCGTCGGGGACACCGACCACGCCGACGTTCGGCTCGATGGTGGCGAACGGGTAGTTGGCCGCCAGCACGTCGTTCTTGGTCAGGGCGTTGAACAGGGTCGACTTGCCGACATTCGGCAGGCCGACGATTCCGATCGTGAGCGACACGTTGCGACTTCCCGTACGTGAGGTTGGGGGACGAGGACCCGACGACTGGTCTGCGTGGGCCGATCCACCAGTCTACGGCGTGCCCGCCCTCCTCCCCGGCGACCTGTCGAACGTCTGGACGGTCTTCGCTTTCCGGCGTGTCTGACGGGCTATTCGGCACATAAACAGACCTAAGTTGGTCCAGTGGAGCAACCCAGGACGCGAGCCGCCCGGTACGGACCGCGACGCGACAGGCCGCCCAGGCCTCCCCGGCCGCCGCTGCCCCCGCAGGCGGGGCGGGCACCCGGGGGCGGGGTCGCGCGGTCCGCACGGCCCGCCGCCCGCCCGGTGCCGGGACGGTCGGCGCCAGGTCGCCCGGCGCCCGGAGGGCCGGCGCCGGGCCGTCCGGCCCGGGCCCGGCGGCCCGTTCTCCCTGCCGCCCGGAACCTGCCGAACCCCCGGCTCACCGGGCTGGGCGGCGGGCTGTTCTGCGGCTTCGTGATGCTGACGCTCGGGTTCCTCGTCGCGCTGCTGTTCGGGTCGGTCCAGACCGTGTACGGCGTCCTGTTCCTGCCGGTGTGCGTGCTGACGGCGCTGTGGGTGCGCGAGGAGGACCTGCTCACCGCGCCCGTGATCGTCCCGATCGCCTTCGCCCTGGGGCTGCTTCCCCTGGTCGACGACGGTGGGAGCGGCGGCTGGC contains these protein-coding regions:
- the ychF gene encoding redox-regulated ATPase YchF, translating into MSLTIGIVGLPNVGKSTLFNALTKNDVLAANYPFATIEPNVGVVGVPDARLTKLAEIFGSQRILPATVDFVDIAGIVRGASEGEGLGNKFLANIRESDAICQVIRAFKDENVVHVDGKVSPKDDIETINTELILADLQTIEKVLPRLQKESRIKKDIAPKVKAVEEAKEILEKGDTLFAHGILQGSERAEPLHDLHLLTTKPFLYVFNVDEDELTDEDFKNEQRALVAPAEAIFLNAKLEADLAELDEEDAMELLESVGAEEPGLATLARVGFNTLGLQTYLTAGPKESRAWTIKRGATAPESAGVIHTDFQKGFIKAEVISFADLVETGSVAEARAKGKARMEGKDYVMQDGDVVEFRFNV
- a CDS encoding DUF6542 domain-containing protein; this translates as MEQPRTRAARYGPRRDRPPRPPRPPLPPQAGRAPGGGVARSARPAARPVPGRSAPGRPAPGGPAPGRPARARRPVLPAARNLPNPRLTGLGGGLFCGFVMLTLGFLVALLFGSVQTVYGVLFLPVCVLTALWVREEDLLTAPVIVPIAFALGLLPLVDDGGSGGWLMGMVTGLATQAGWLYGGTLVAGAIVLGRRMRTVRVLNRRAAAARSRLRA